A genomic stretch from Chloroflexota bacterium includes:
- a CDS encoding sigma-70 family RNA polymerase sigma factor gives MPDVSDRDLVLRARRGDAEAFGELVRRTQTSVFNVCYRLMGERREAEDLAQEAFIRAYERLGTFDPDRPFGPWMRRVAANHCLNRLSAQAPADAPLDEERDEDERGKPEAIREAREQAELVRAAILALPPNYRAVIELRHFQDMSYDEIAGLLSIPLSDVKSHIFRARKLLAEKLERR, from the coding sequence ATGCCTGACGTTAGCGACCGCGACCTTGTGCTCCGCGCCCGGCGCGGCGACGCTGAAGCCTTTGGCGAACTCGTCCGCCGCACTCAAACGTCGGTGTTCAACGTGTGTTACCGATTGATGGGCGAGCGGCGCGAAGCCGAAGACCTGGCCCAGGAGGCCTTTATTCGAGCCTATGAACGACTCGGCACGTTTGACCCGGATCGGCCTTTTGGCCCCTGGATGCGACGGGTGGCCGCCAACCATTGCCTCAACCGTCTCTCGGCCCAGGCCCCGGCAGACGCGCCGCTGGACGAAGAACGCGACGAGGACGAGCGGGGCAAGCCGGAGGCGATCCGCGAAGCAAGGGAGCAAGCCGAGCTGGTGCGCGCCGCTATTCTGGCCCTGCCGCCGAATTACCGGGCCGTGATCGAATTGCGGCACTTTCAGGACATGAGCTATGATGAGATCGCCGGCCTGCTGAGCATTCCATTGAGCGACGTGAAGAGTCACATCTTCCGCGCCCGCAAACTGCTGGCCGAAAAACTGGAACGCAGATGA
- a CDS encoding helix-turn-helix domain-containing protein, whose translation MREQGIALIIESKSNATGQALAQRMVAEIGNRSQTLRTGVGQTTNDKSLRRVYDEALEAAMIGGQFSGMPVTCFWELGLLDWLYRLPADVLAANPYLAKIEALAEHDRKNNSDLARTLAAYLDYNGALAEAASALSVHRNTMLYRLGRIESILGVDLRNVSQRLNLHVAVKAYYLRATQTTKLSSASL comes from the coding sequence GTGCGCGAGCAAGGCATTGCCCTAATTATCGAATCGAAATCGAACGCAACCGGGCAGGCGCTGGCGCAAAGAATGGTGGCCGAGATTGGCAACCGGTCTCAAACGTTGAGGACGGGCGTGGGGCAAACGACCAACGACAAGTCACTGCGGCGGGTTTACGATGAAGCGTTGGAGGCCGCCATGATCGGCGGGCAGTTCAGCGGGATGCCCGTCACTTGTTTTTGGGAACTGGGTCTGCTCGACTGGCTTTATCGTTTGCCTGCCGACGTGCTGGCGGCCAACCCCTATCTTGCCAAAATTGAGGCGCTGGCCGAGCACGACCGCAAGAATAACAGCGATCTGGCGCGGACGCTGGCGGCCTATCTCGATTACAACGGGGCGCTGGCCGAAGCGGCCTCGGCCCTCAGCGTTCACCGGAACACGATGCTCTACAGGTTGGGACGGATCGAGTCAATTTTGGGAGTCGATCTGCGCAATGTGTCTCAGCGACTGAACCTGCACGTGGCGGTGAAGGCCTATTACTTGAGAGCGACCCAAACCACAAAGCTGAGTTCGGCTTCTCTGTAG
- a CDS encoding PucR family transcriptional regulator ligand-binding domain-containing protein: protein MLTLRQALQLPGFEKAQVVAGEGGLDHIIRRAHVVDIPGTDYADWGRGLLMFTAGYGIKDNPAEQKIFIPALAEQGLAGMVFSTGWYFEAVPEVMRRAADEYGFPIIAVPPDVQFINLIERLYLEILNEQFALKERADDIHRRLTQLVLEGGDLSSLTETLAAILNRSVLIESPAFEVLASTLHGPVDENRLRAIELGYTPREVSQRLMKRGIYAQLQEKMKPVRVGTMPDIGMTMERVIAPIVARREIYGYIWVVAGDHPLTDLDELAIEHAATVAALVMVKEQAVREAQQAARGDFLRVSGGWLWCASKALP from the coding sequence ATGCTCACTCTGCGCCAGGCGCTTCAACTCCCCGGATTCGAGAAAGCTCAGGTTGTCGCCGGCGAAGGCGGCCTTGATCACATTATCCGCCGCGCTCACGTGGTGGACATCCCCGGCACCGACTACGCCGACTGGGGCCGGGGTCTGTTGATGTTCACTGCCGGTTATGGGATTAAGGACAACCCGGCCGAGCAAAAAATTTTCATCCCGGCGCTGGCCGAGCAGGGGTTGGCCGGCATGGTGTTTTCTACCGGCTGGTATTTTGAGGCCGTGCCGGAAGTGATGCGCCGGGCGGCGGACGAATACGGTTTCCCCATCATTGCCGTGCCGCCCGATGTGCAATTCATCAACCTCATTGAGCGGCTGTACCTGGAGATCCTCAACGAACAGTTTGCGCTGAAGGAACGCGCCGACGACATCCACCGCCGGCTGACTCAGTTGGTGCTGGAGGGCGGCGACCTCTCCTCGTTGACTGAAACCCTGGCCGCCATTCTCAACCGCTCGGTGCTGATCGAAAGCCCGGCCTTTGAAGTGCTGGCCTCGACCCTTCACGGGCCAGTGGACGAAAACCGTTTGCGGGCCATTGAGCTTGGCTATACGCCGCGCGAGGTCAGCCAGCGGTTAATGAAACGCGGCATCTACGCCCAACTACAAGAAAAGATGAAACCGGTTCGCGTGGGAACCATGCCCGACATTGGCATGACGATGGAACGGGTGATTGCGCCTATTGTGGCTCGCCGCGAAATTTACGGCTACATTTGGGTGGTAGCCGGCGATCATCCGCTGACCGATCTGGACGAGTTGGCAATCGAACACGCGGCGACGGTGGCGGCGCTGGTGATGGTGAAGGAGCAGGCGGTGCGCGAGGCCCAGCAGGCGGCGCGCGGCGACTTTTTGAGGGTCAGTGGGGGCTGGTTGTGGTGCGCGAGCAAGGCATTGCCCTAA
- a CDS encoding peptidoglycan-binding protein, producing the protein MNRKRIIILFFVLGLMVLSAAIGWVAASRIISPAEAAARTAPPTPSPILVPVEERVLTSDIVTRGTARFGLPQSISIIPSALKPQIGIITTLPLRNTQLKEGDVMLTASGRPVFILQGDVPAYRDLVPGNSGEDVHQLELALKRLGFDPGVVDKAYDEHTSAAVAAWYDAAGWEPFGPTPNQLATIRALEQELALAKNRRATAYDAVAAADLAIEAARANAESANIAASADVGVKTRIKDRVGADREASGEDKANAAAALAAAQAAETATRSAGQAAIQAAVDAQKAAAREARLAADAVTRLETDLEVAQSKVGVQAPVDEIIFVPVLPVRVGQINVVVGDPAGGPVMAVTDNRLAIDSSLALDEAPLVKPGMPVTIDEPSLGIKASGVVARVADTPGTFGVDGFHIYFEVQVNETTTALEGFSLRLTIPVKSTGTAVTVVPISALFLAADGTSRVQVEDNGALGFIVVEPGLSANGYVEVKPVDGTLTPGQLVVVGFETTP; encoded by the coding sequence ATGAACCGAAAACGAATCATAATACTCTTCTTTGTTCTTGGGCTTATGGTTCTATCTGCGGCCATCGGCTGGGTGGCGGCCTCAAGAATCATATCGCCCGCCGAAGCGGCGGCGCGCACCGCGCCGCCGACGCCATCGCCGATTCTGGTCCCGGTCGAAGAGCGCGTGTTAACGTCCGACATCGTGACTCGCGGCACGGCCCGCTTTGGACTGCCACAATCCATCTCCATCATTCCATCCGCCTTGAAACCTCAGATCGGAATCATCACTACACTGCCTCTGCGGAACACTCAATTGAAAGAGGGCGATGTGATGCTCACCGCCTCAGGCCGCCCGGTATTTATTCTCCAGGGTGATGTCCCGGCCTATCGAGACCTCGTCCCCGGCAACTCGGGCGAGGATGTTCACCAATTGGAGCTTGCTCTCAAGCGTTTGGGGTTTGATCCCGGTGTCGTTGACAAAGCTTACGATGAACACACCAGCGCGGCTGTGGCCGCCTGGTATGACGCGGCGGGTTGGGAGCCGTTTGGGCCGACGCCTAATCAGCTGGCAACTATCCGCGCCCTCGAACAGGAATTGGCCCTCGCGAAAAACAGGCGAGCGACGGCCTACGACGCCGTCGCCGCCGCCGACCTTGCTATAGAAGCCGCGCGCGCCAATGCCGAGAGCGCCAACATCGCGGCCAGCGCCGACGTGGGCGTAAAGACCAGGATCAAGGACAGAGTTGGGGCGGACCGGGAGGCATCCGGTGAGGATAAAGCCAACGCTGCCGCCGCGCTGGCCGCGGCCCAGGCCGCCGAGACCGCCACTCGTTCGGCAGGCCAGGCGGCCATTCAGGCCGCCGTTGACGCCCAAAAGGCCGCCGCCCGTGAAGCCAGGCTGGCCGCCGACGCAGTCACCCGGCTCGAGACTGATCTCGAAGTGGCCCAGAGCAAGGTGGGGGTGCAGGCGCCGGTTGACGAGATCATTTTTGTTCCCGTTTTGCCTGTCCGCGTCGGGCAGATCAATGTTGTGGTGGGCGACCCGGCGGGCGGGCCGGTGATGGCGGTGACAGATAATCGTTTGGCAATTGATTCATCCCTGGCTCTCGACGAAGCGCCGCTCGTCAAGCCGGGTATGCCAGTCACTATTGACGAACCGTCTCTTGGCATCAAAGCCTCCGGGGTCGTGGCCCGGGTGGCCGACACACCTGGAACCTTCGGGGTTGACGGATTCCACATCTACTTTGAAGTTCAGGTGAACGAAACCACTACGGCCCTGGAAGGTTTCTCATTGCGCCTCACGATCCCGGTCAAATCAACCGGGACGGCGGTCACCGTCGTTCCGATCAGCGCCCTGTTTCTCGCCGCCGACGGGACTTCAAGGGTGCAGGTAGAGGACAACGGGGCGCTGGGGTTCATTGTGGTCGAGCCGGGACTGTCGGCCAACGGCTATGTTGAAGTGAAGCCGGTTGACGGGACGCTAACGCCGGGCCAGCTCGTGGTCGTGGGGTTTGAGACAACACCATGA
- a CDS encoding ATP-binding cassette domain-containing protein, with amino-acid sequence MTTDPGAGQYVLDLNKIGRQYGSEPAVHALVEVDLQVRPGEWLAITGPSGAGKSTLLHIIGCLDHPTSGNYFLDGINTTRLSDAERAGLRGRRIGFVFQSFHLLPYRTVLENVMLAEVYRQQSHRGRQERALAAIARVGLSHRADFLPTKLSGGERQRVAIARALMGSPSLLLCDEPTGNLDSKSTASLLDLFADLNQQGLTLVVVTHDENVAQRAGRRVHIIDGLLTDITSGENERQPSPAPEPYVNTNAMKPSGITLMDLFNEALAGMFARPGRMALTVLGIVIGLTALVATLGLSRTANNRIISAFDELAATGIVVAAKPGPTGVDPKAIPWDAPTRLGRLNGVAAVGTLSEVNVGSALVSTSLVRDPQSQTAFRLSVKAASPGLFAAVRAELETGRLPDLGHSERKDRVAVLGPTAALRLGIVNLKQLPAIAIGDNLYLVIGILRGVARQPELLGAVIIPEGTARQDFGLAGPGTVIIETRIGAASLIARQSPLALRPDNPKILRVEFPPEPQRVRDTVQTDLNTMFVLLGGLSLIVGAIGIANITLVSVIERISEIGLRRAIGATRGHIAAQFLLESASMGLIGGVLGASLGVLIVVAVSAYQVWTPVLDPAAPLLAPLVGGGIGLLSGTYPAVRAAQLEPIEAFRN; translated from the coding sequence ATGACGACGGATCCCGGCGCCGGCCAATATGTCCTCGACCTCAACAAGATTGGCCGGCAGTATGGAAGCGAACCGGCTGTCCACGCGCTTGTGGAGGTGGACCTTCAGGTAAGGCCCGGCGAGTGGCTGGCGATTACCGGCCCCTCCGGCGCTGGGAAGTCAACCCTGCTCCACATCATCGGCTGCCTGGATCATCCAACCAGCGGCAACTATTTTCTGGATGGTATCAACACCACCCGGTTAAGCGATGCAGAACGCGCCGGACTGCGGGGTCGGCGCATCGGGTTCGTGTTTCAATCTTTCCATTTGCTGCCCTACCGAACTGTGTTGGAAAACGTCATGCTGGCGGAAGTGTACCGCCAGCAATCCCACCGTGGCCGACAAGAGCGGGCGCTGGCGGCCATAGCCCGAGTCGGGCTTAGTCATCGCGCCGATTTCCTGCCGACGAAGCTGTCTGGCGGCGAGAGACAACGGGTTGCTATCGCTCGCGCCCTGATGGGTTCTCCCAGCCTGCTATTGTGTGACGAACCGACGGGAAATCTTGATTCAAAGTCAACGGCCAGCCTGCTCGACCTCTTTGCCGATCTCAACCAGCAGGGTCTTACACTGGTCGTTGTGACCCACGACGAGAACGTCGCCCAACGGGCCGGCCGCCGCGTGCACATCATTGATGGCCTACTGACAGACATCACCAGCGGAGAAAATGAGCGGCAACCGTCACCCGCCCCGGAACCATACGTCAACACGAACGCCATGAAGCCGTCCGGCATCACGCTCATGGACCTCTTCAATGAGGCACTGGCAGGGATGTTCGCCAGGCCGGGCCGGATGGCGCTGACGGTGTTGGGCATCGTCATCGGGCTGACGGCCCTCGTGGCGACGCTGGGCCTGTCTCGCACCGCCAACAACCGCATCATCAGCGCCTTCGACGAGTTAGCCGCCACCGGTATTGTCGTTGCCGCCAAGCCCGGCCCGACGGGCGTTGACCCCAAAGCCATTCCCTGGGACGCCCCCACCCGTCTTGGCCGGTTGAACGGCGTCGCCGCCGTCGGAACGCTAAGTGAGGTCAATGTCGGAAGTGCGCTGGTGAGCACATCGCTGGTGAGAGACCCGCAGAGCCAGACCGCTTTCCGGCTTTCGGTCAAGGCGGCTTCGCCCGGCCTGTTTGCGGCAGTCAGAGCGGAGCTTGAGACCGGACGTTTGCCCGACTTGGGACATTCGGAGAGGAAGGATCGGGTTGCCGTGCTTGGCCCGACGGCCGCGCTCCGGCTCGGTATTGTTAACCTCAAGCAGTTGCCGGCAATTGCCATCGGCGATAACCTCTACCTGGTTATCGGCATCTTGCGCGGCGTCGCCCGCCAGCCCGAACTGCTGGGCGCAGTCATCATTCCCGAAGGCACGGCCCGACAGGATTTTGGCTTGGCGGGTCCTGGCACCGTGATCATCGAGACTCGCATTGGCGCGGCCTCTCTCATCGCCCGGCAATCCCCATTGGCGTTGCGGCCCGATAACCCCAAGATTCTCAGAGTTGAGTTTCCCCCGGAGCCTCAGCGTGTGCGCGACACGGTGCAGACTGACCTGAATACGATGTTCGTCTTGCTGGGCGGTTTGTCTCTGATTGTCGGCGCTATCGGCATCGCCAACATTACGCTCGTGTCGGTGATTGAGCGGATCAGTGAAATCGGCCTGCGCCGGGCCATCGGCGCCACACGCGGGCACATCGCCGCGCAGTTCTTGCTCGAGAGCGCTTCGATGGGGCTGATTGGAGGCGTGCTCGGCGCCAGCCTGGGCGTTCTCATTGTGGTGGCCGTCTCGGCCTACCAGGTCTGGACTCCGGTGCTGGACCCGGCGGCGCCCCTCCTGGCCCCACTTGTCGGTGGCGGAATCGGCTTGTTGTCGGGAACTTACCCGGCGGTGCGCGCAGCACAGTTGGAACCGATTGAGGCGTTTCGGAACTGA